The window AGAGTTGGAACTTGATGGTTGATGAGATAAATATGGGcccaacactcacacactctcatttTATCCTCGAGCCCTAAACGCTCTGCTTTGAGCAACGGCTGCATTTAAAGATAACTTTCAggaaagaggtttttttttttttttaaatttatcaTTTGGTGTGAATGACGTCATGAGATCTCTTCCCAAAGAAACGGCTCACACATTCAGTGTGCACTTTATCTCCCTGAAACACGCAGATGCAGATGCATGTGCGTGCACATATCCGCGTGCCGTTCATCCACGTATGCAGGAGGTCCAGCTGACATGTCACTCAGAGTGCGTGGTGTTATTTTACCCCATTTCCTTTAACCCTAGATCATGACTAATCGCGATTTGCCAAGCATTGCTTGCAGACACCTGTTCTGTCCTGTGCGAGTCAGTTGCTCTGTTTGCTTGCAACTCGGAATGGAGATGTTAGTGGAAAATGATCTTCAATGGAATGACATTAAAATCATAGTACTTGTATTATCACTTCATGTACCTTGTTTTCATTAAAAGCCAAACAGTACTGTAATAACCAAACCCACGATACATGTGTTTATCTACTtaagaacaaagaaacaataatgcatgaacataaatacaaataagacTTGTATGCCAAAGTGACACTTTTTAAGATTTCATATGAGCCATTAAGTTAAGACTGGTCGACAGATGCAAATGGCTGCGATATAGCTCAGGCCGTTAATGTGAATTTGACTGCAAATTCACATAATTGGTCCCGTGTACATTCTCCAATGTATCTGCTTCTCCATCTGCTTCACGACAGACTTGAGCCAAACAGTTTCTCTCCTACACATCTCCGTGGCAGGCCTTTGCTTTACCTCAAGTGTGTGCACACACGTGCAATCTTTAACTGGaaaaagatgggggggggggggggggggaggtgtacAGGATGTAGGCGTAGGCGACACGTCCTCATGGAGGAGTTTTGGCTCACCAACAACACAATTTGTCTTTGTCAAACAAGTCTGTGTTTTAATCACAACGATATAACTTTGTATAAAATCAGcaggcacttttttttcttttgcttgatTAACGTTCAAAATGGTCACAGGTAGCCTACTACACACACTTCTCCACCTGCCCCTTACTTCCTTCATTAGTAGTGCATCAATCTGAATGAGTCTCTGGTGCGAACTGACTGCTTCTTGTCCCCTTTAAGGTCGAGACAGCGTGGTGTAGACGGGCTGGTCCCAGCTGGAGGCGTTGGGGCTGTGGGCAGGAGCCATGGACAGACTGTTGAGGATGGGGCTGCCGTAGGGCCGCCTGGATGAGTGGAAGTACGGGTACTGGTAGAGGCTGGATGGGTAGCCTGAGTAAGGGTTATAATAGTTAGAGCTCTGCAGGTCAGTATAGTCACACTGGGAGCTGGAGAACGAGGCTGCAGCCGAGGCAGCCGATGTGGCCGAGGTGACGCAGGCCTGGCTACTGTAGGAGCCGTAATCAGAGTGTGACGGGGACCCGTGGGAGTGCTCGCTGTAGTGGCTGGGGCTCAGTTGCTCTGTTTTAATATGGAGCCGGTGCTGGCCCACCTCGCTGGCGGAGGGAGCGGAGGAGGACATGGCACTCTTGCGGCTCCACACTGATCCGTTGGCGCCTGCGTGGCTGTATGAGGAAGTGTAAGACCCACCAGGCACTGGAGCCTGCCCGTGGCTGTGGTCCGGGGGCAGGGTGGAGGAGCCCGAGGCGTGGCCGTTGAGCGGGAGGTACTGGTCAAACTCGTGCACGTCGAAGGTCTCCATGTTGCTGATGACATCAGTGCTGAGCTCAGAGATGTCTACGTTGCTGAAGTCGATGTTTTGCCTATTGCTATCAACAAGACGACGGCCTTCATGTTTCAGATCCTGCTTCACGCCGTGGTGCAGGTCTGTTTTGGGAGTAGTGGGTGGTGTAGGAGGACCATGGGGCTGCCCTGAAAGAATTATGATATTAGAcatgaggattttttttttagaccatTTACAGCCGCctaaaacaaattaattcatCAAATAAAACTTACAAACTAGTTCTCGTCCTCTTAAATCTTAATGTCATACCTGCATGCTCAGGGTGGTGGTGTCCATCCGTCATCCCTGCCAGTCCGATGATCCCCGGTTCAGCTTTGTACATGTGATGTGCCAGTTCTGCTCCTGAGTCTGAGTCGCTCTGGCCTGGCTTCATATTCTTCCGTCTCCGGGGCTGGTACTTGTAGTCTGGATGATCTTTCTTGTGCTGCACCCGGAGCCTCTCTGCTTCATCTACAAACGGCCTCTTCTCACCTTCTGAGAGCAAACTATGGTGAACAAGAGTGCaagacattaaaatgtgttcagtcaaacaaaaataaaaaaagatgcaattAGTAGACGGCCCTGGTTACTTTCCAGATTTGTATTTATCATTAGGGTCAGAAGAAAATGccaaatttcttttttttataatatcttTCTGAATCATTTAAGTTTAAAatcaaaactttaaaaaaatatatatatagtcaaatccatatgtatatgtacaatATGAGCATAATTATGACATGATTGCCTCCGAGCGTCCTTAAAGTTATTGATTTTTAAGAATGCGCATTTAACTTTTCATCCCTGCGTTTTTCTGTATCAATGTCGACTCACCGCCACAGTTTCCCGAGAGTCTTGCTCAGTTCTGCGTTGTGCAGGTGTGGATATTGATCCGCCAGCTTTCTGCGGGCCGCTTGCGCCCACACCATGAACGCattcatgggtctcttgacgtGAGGTTTATTCTTCAGAGATCCGCTGCCCCTCACGGGCATGGGCACCAAGGACCAGTCGTATCCTTTAAGGACCTGAGAGACGGCGTCCCGTATGCAAGCTGGGAACCGGTCGTCATCCTCCGAGTCCAGTTTCTTGCCCAGACCGGCAATCAGGGATCCTCGGCCGTCGGAGCCCGTCGGTGAGGACGGAGCGTCGGAGTCAGACTCGTCCTGGGACATGGAGCTGTTTGTGCCTGATGGACTGCACGGTTGGTCGCTGCCACACTTGTCATGCTCCTCTGTCATTTTTAACATTACTTGTTCAGGGAAATCCCAAAAAGGAATcttcaattaaaaagaaaaatcactctCAAGTGATGCCCGCAGCAGAGTGGCCAGTGCGCCTTTTACGCACGGTGCGCCACGGTAAATTCCTTCAACAATGTTTAGTCGGTACGAGTCCGATGTTTCCCTTCTGCttccctgtttgtttgtcttcgGTACTCGTGTCTATGCTGTCATGGGAGGTGCAGTCGTGAAAGTTGTGGTCCACAATGTGAGCGGAGGAGCGACACGTTCCAGCAACTTGAGTTGCAGTTTTAAAACCGTCACTCCACCCTCCGCCCGGGATTGGCTGGAACAAATCACCACTTTCCCCCCATTGGTTCCAGCTTTTGTGTGggcttcattattattattaattatttttcttgttttcatgtgtgAACCCGTATTGCCTATACTAAAGTGGCACAAGCAGTGTGGAAAAtgattttacaatgtttttaagAAACGTAAATGGCCCAAAAAGAGTTGCTATTGTTATTACttcagtttttaaatgtgaataagTTAACTCACATTTGGTAATATTACTATTGCAATAAAGGCTGATTaagtatttgtattgtttcataTATTACTACTGTTCTGTTGATATACAGGATTTGAGTCATTTAGAATAAGAGTTTTGATGTTCGAAACACATTTAGAATGTCAGGAAAAGTTAATTTCGTTTAATAATTATGTAAAATGTCTCTTTGAGTATAAATCCATATTTTAACAATTACTCATCAACGTTTTTTTAGGCAGGTGCTGTGTGTGATATTAACCCTTTCATGCCAGACGGTCTACTCCAAAAGAAAGTATCGTGACTCTCACCCCTAAACCGACAAATGTGTGTTGAtgataacaaacaaaacaatgtcacAAGTCTGCGTGAGCTCAATTGTAGCTTTGATAAATGATCAGAATTCAGAAGATATCCGTTTTGTGATCCACATGTCAAACACCATGTGAAGCcgtcttttttttatgacactGAAGATACACAGAGCAGAGGAGATAGCGGGGCAGATTGAATCACTGCCTTTGTTAAAGGCGTCTTTGTGTTCATGTATCGGGGGATGATGTTTATCACTGGCCTCCCTGTGAAAAGACAAGGTGTGTTTGTGCTACACGACAGTTTGCTTTGCTCCATGCAGGCTGCAGGTGgctgagggaagaggagagttTGTAGCTTGGAAGTTTCAGAAACTGCAGTTTCCACATGCAGTGCAGAGTTAACTGCAGGCTTGCACAGTAAGGTAAGAGGTTTCATTGTCTGACTTTTGGACTTTTGTTTCTTCAATATATAGGCTTAAGAAGCAAAGGCCTTCTCCAGTGaatttaaatacattgtgtttGAAATCTGTGGAAGGATCATGTGTCTGCCTTTATTTAAACATGTCATACAAAATAATGGAACATCTCTATCACAAAAGTGCTCCTTTGGTCAGTCCAGAGCAGCCTGTCTAACAGCTGCTGTCAAAACACTCTGTCGGGTcaagttcagtgtgtgtgtgtgtgtgtgtgtgtgtgtgtgtgtgtgtgtgtgtgtgtgaacagacagacaggacagcgGCTATAGTTTTCAAACATGGGTGACTTTGGCTTCACTCTCGTCCTGCTCCACACATGGAaaagtgtttgcatgtgtgtgcgcacgcatGTGTGCGCAGAGAAGACTCTAGACTTAAGCATGTGTTATATATGTGCGTATTACATTGTCTATCGCACATGCTTATAACGCAAGGCCGTTGTTCATTTTGATAATGAACTAGTTAGCACTCAGCGAATAGAAACCTCCATTAAATAATGAATTTGCTGTAACACACAAGACATAATCACCGACACAGAAGTGTAATTGATTGTCTGATCCTTTCCCTTTGGATTTGCAATacaatctgtgtttgtgtcaaacGCAATGCTGGAAATCCCTGTTCTCAATCATCGAAACGGCATCAACGGTTCCTGGCTCAAGTTGTCTCCCCACCAAATGTCATGGAAAACCTTCAGTCGGGGTCGATGCATCCTgccaacagacaaacaaacagatgaaaAGTAATCAAACCAGTGTGTCATATAGTTCAAACATAGTGCttggtttcttctttttaatttatttgaaagaataaacatcattttattttgacatgatTTTAATAGCTGTCGGTTAAGAGTATTAAAGCCAGCCTATTGCATTATCGCAGCTCAAAACTCCTCATCAATCACCACATCTGAAAAGGCTGAAAGTAAGTCAGGGTGAGCCCAACGTGAGTGGCAGCTGCCATCAGGCTGCTAAGCTGGTCTTGGTTTACTGGAGAcagactgccccccccccccccccccccccccccccgcctctaTAGTTTGCGGGCTCTGAGCTCTCGATTAGAAAAGGAAGGAGCAGCAGAGAGGTAAACCGCGCATGAACCTTAAGTGTCCCGAAAGAACGAAGGAAGGTTTTAATGTTCCCATTTTTTGCGCGAGATGGTTCTCAAAGAAAAGACCGGGGTGAAGATTttaatttttagttttttcGGGTCCTTTAGCAGAGCATGTTGGCTCATTTCTGATGGGCCCGAGTCGCTTCTAACCCACATGTAAATGATACTCTCTGGCTTCTAATGTGCATACACAATTAAATTACCCAGTCACCCACAGGAATCCTGCCACTTTCGTCTCGGCTTCTGTGTTTTAATAAACTTAGGCATATTTCTCCACTTAAAACAAGTTATTAGACGGAGTATGTCGAGCAGCTACATTGGCATACATTGTGCAGTTTGAATATGTCAGGGTGAACCAGATGAGGAGTTCATGAAGGTCATGAAGTTCATTAAAAAACTTAAGTTGAATAAATGTGCAGCATAATGCACGtgaaacatatatttaatatggaaatccatatgtgtgtgcatgatgtaTACATTCTGCATCACAAGAATCCTGAaagatgttttgtattttttgtatttccacATGGAACAACTGTGGAAACCCGTGTCTCTACAGCCCAAACCCAAACAGCAGGCCTTCGTGTTGTTGAATAATCTCCCTGATTGCACACTGAGTCCATGTAAGTTCACTGAACTGGGGAGCCTGGCATGGCCTCCCCGTCACCCAGACCATCCCCACCGCTGCCTGACCACATGTGGAATAAGCTCCTGGGCTGCTAACAAGCCACATACTTCTATCTTTGGTTTCACGCACAAGAAGGTCATTAGTGCACGATTTACAGATGCAGCAAATGCAACTGGAAGATAAGAGATAAGGATGGCTCTGGGGAGAACAAGCTGGAGATATAGGACCTGCTAATGCTACATTTTCAAGTTGAAAGATGTTCCAGGCGGGTTCTCACACAAATTAAAACGACTCTCAGTGATGGATgtagctcctcttcctctctgtccgcTCTCAACTCATCCCTTCCCCTCTAGAAGTTGCGTGGTGGATGTTTTCCATTTTGGTCTGTGGCCAAATGTATTTTCCAGATTTTCTACTTAGTGAGGTCGAGGACCCGGGGATGTTTGACTCCACTGGTTCCAATCACAGTCCAACCCCCAtgacagctgctgtgtgttAGGACCTCCCATTGACCCCTGAACCTGCACTATCCTAAATTCATTCTATTAAAACACCATAATGAGGGGTTTACTGGACCAATTGCAGGTTTTATTTAAACCTATtagagaggtggaggggaggggttgAACCGGGAGGAGGGAAGGACGGGAGTTTTGAAGAGCTTGAAGGGGGAGTGTTTGTGACTGAAGGAAACAATTAGTCCAAAACGTCTCAGGGTGTGTTTGGCCTTCGGCCACGCTAGTTTTTAATGTCAGGAGTATAAAAAGAGCTCAAGTGTTTCCAGATtatttgcagtgtttttttctccctgacACATAACTGTTTTTTCGAGGCAGCCGGTTCGCTCGTGATAGTAGAGATTATGGACGGAGAGGTTCTGGAAGCTGTAGCAGCAGGTCGGGAAGGATCACGTTAAATCATTCTCCAGTTTCCTCGAGGCTGTTTGGTAGTGTACTGACTTTCATGACGTACAATCGGAAGTGCCTGACGGCTTAAGGTTTTAACACAAAGCTTCTGTTTGATCGTTGCCTGAAGGTAAAGCTCAGACTTGATTATTGGAGAACAGCTCAGGGAACTTCCATTTAATATTCCCTCTACATTCTTGTATATACAGAGAGGATCTTTAAGCAGGATGACACTTCCCATTGTGTATCTTGTCTCAGAGCTTTCCCAAGGGAAGCACGGCTCTATGTGGgtaattctttttttacactttgtaATCTGCAACCCCGTCTTTCTTCCCTCTCATCTTCACGGCATATGTTATGAATAAGATTTGCGGTGTGCTCAGTCTTTCACattgtctgctttttttttttaatcctcgtTTCTCATAAATCATCTTCCTAATTTTCCTGTGAGTTATGGTGCGGGACATGTAGACTTGTATAGGACGAGGCGGCAAGAGAACAGAGAGCCCACCCCTTGACTTTACGGGAAATGGGAGGCCGCTCTACAAAGGAGAAACTATTTAGAGGACTCGTCTGGCTGCGGGGAGTTTAACTCACAGCACTCGGATAACTGTGgtggattgtttttatttgccgATTattaaaacaagaataaaaatcCATTCGCACTGCTCATTTTTATGTTCCTTGTTTTACGAGCAGAAGATGAACAtttgcacatgcatgcacacagagtGTGTAGCAAGTGAGAGCAGTGCACACAGAACAGCGCAGTATGAAACAAAATATCTTGTGTACAATTAATACATCAGGGGCTAATTTATAACCTATGAAAATGATAATTGGTGAAGTGGATCAAAATTCTCCAATTAGGCTTTCAGAGTGCCAGCCGAGAGGTTTAATGTTCATGAGCAGCAGTTAGTCTGTCCTGTCTCCAGCCGGTCCTGTAACCTCTTATAAACGCTATACACTGTAAAACACGTCAGCTCACCTGCTGCTAACTGCATGAAGAGTTGTGATCATCTGAATCCATAGGCAATTAtggttttattatatatattagttatatgTCCATGGTTTGATTTTGGTTCATTTGCAGCATACTTCAAAGTGGTTATTGCTTTAGTGTTCGATTAAAGGGAATTCCCACTTTTGTACGTAGTGCATATACTTAGTATTTATTATAACGTATATTGATATTTTTAATAGGCATGTTTGAAGCTGCAGAAAAACATTACTCTCCCCATCTTTCCCCAACATGCTGTCTTTTGTCAACGCGTATCCACGTTCCCCTATAAACACCCATCAGGGTCCACCTTGCTGACCAGAGAAACCAGCATGGCAACATTATCCAGAGATTAGCACCATGCGCAGACACAGCCAGCCACAGCACAGAGCCTCAGATCTGTTGTCAGAAGGGCTCAAATGAAATCATGCTGCCTGACATGTCATCACCCTGGGAATGTAGCTGAGCGTTGCACTTTCTCAACTGGCCACGGCAGCAGCCATCCATCCTGTATTGGTGTTGGAACatctgcttcttttttattcaattaGCACCTAATTGTTTGCTTTTTACTTCGGTCGAGTTTATACGCTTGGACGATGGTGAGGAGTGCAAAGATAATAACACGGAGTCCTctacagaaagaggaggagtgcACCAGGTAGTCCTTGGTTTGCTAATCGTATCCACAGGCGAGCCTTCATTCAGGATTAAGCTGGTTTGGTTcagagtgtgagcgtgtgtgaacCCAGCTCACAGAAACTCTGCTGTGCTAACGTCATGCTAGCTGTTGATGGTCGTTTAACGCATCCAAAATGTGAACCAGACCGTCTTGTTGTCTTGGCTCGTTCATCATGTGCGTTAAATACAGGATgtcgcgtgcgtgtgtgtgaaggctTTGGCGGAGCACTCTAACCATTTAGTTTTGCTGTTGAGAGAGTAATTAGTTACATTTCAAATAACTTGCCCGACCCTGGCTATGTCATGGAAATAACCAGAGCCAGCACCCAATCAgcatcccaaaaaaacaaatagatcAGATCAAATAAATCCTGTACATAAAGATGACATAATGCCTTTTGAAAGCACTTTTATGCTTTTGATCTGTGGATAGTTTCCCTGACATTAAACTATAACATGCTGTATGCTTTCTCCACCAACTGTCACGCAGACATCTCTTGCCTCGggcagaggaagaaggaagcacTTGTTAACCGTTTCCACTGGTTGTAGGTGGAGGGTATTTCCTGGTAGCCACTTCACTATTTCCAACTGCTTGTCTGGCTGTTGCAGACATGCAAAGCAATAAAGGGAAAAGAGCGTCTCACGCTGTAGCTTTCAGGTGCTTCATATAAAGACGAATCAGAAACACGTCGCTTACAGCGCTCCTAGCAATACGGATGTTAAAACTAAAGCGGGTTATTTGTGTTGAGTTTGTCGGGTTGTTGTGGGGAGTTTTGGCCATGACTGCATGCTGGTGCACAGCTACAGGTCACATGTCGTGGGAGTCCAAGGTTACCAGGGTCACTTCCTGCTCCCTTTAAAGAGGTGCAGAGCTCTCGCCGGGGACAAAAGAGACCACGGAAGTACTTCTGCAGCACGGAAGATATAAAGAGTCTTTTCAGTCGACCAGCGAGTCTGACCTTTTCATTCACAGAGGAATTTAACTTTTCAGAGGAAAGTAGCTTTCTTTGGAAATGTATctctctcctccgtcttctgCTGCGTATTCATGCTAATCCGGACCAGTTTTAGCgtatattatttatgttgtttCTATTTGATAactgacaaagagagagagagagaaaaaaaaagagaatcctGTGTTGCATAACT of the Cyclopterus lumpus isolate fCycLum1 chromosome 8, fCycLum1.pri, whole genome shotgun sequence genome contains:
- the LOC117735446 gene encoding transcription factor Sox-8, which codes for MLKMTEEHDKCGSDQPCSPSGTNSSMSQDESDSDAPSSPTGSDGRGSLIAGLGKKLDSEDDDRFPACIRDAVSQVLKGYDWSLVPMPVRGSGSLKNKPHVKRPMNAFMVWAQAARRKLADQYPHLHNAELSKTLGKLWRLLSEGEKRPFVDEAERLRVQHKKDHPDYKYQPRRRKNMKPGQSDSDSGAELAHHMYKAEPGIIGLAGMTDGHHHPEHAGQPHGPPTPPTTPKTDLHHGVKQDLKHEGRRLVDSNRQNIDFSNVDISELSTDVISNMETFDVHEFDQYLPLNGHASGSSTLPPDHSHGQAPVPGGSYTSSYSHAGANGSVWSRKSAMSSSAPSASEVGQHRLHIKTEQLSPSHYSEHSHGSPSHSDYGSYSSQACVTSATSAASAAASFSSSQCDYTDLQSSNYYNPYSGYPSSLYQYPYFHSSRRPYGSPILNSLSMAPAHSPNASSWDQPVYTTLSRP